A part of Clarias gariepinus isolate MV-2021 ecotype Netherlands chromosome 14, CGAR_prim_01v2, whole genome shotgun sequence genomic DNA contains:
- the LOC128540859 gene encoding uncharacterized protein LOC128540859 — protein MSDLLVFLLIVQSTAFIIREIPVTEPVTFPCTCSGICPVVSWTRFIPSKTVLAKIYTCPSEQHCEKRFAVAGDTSREDFSLTISSVVYNDAGSYRCTCNGTSVTEIKLNVFVPTAVKAFEGESVTLPCYGDTRHEVKDVNWKKAGQKVLLYTPANRSVTTSEARFMLSAEDFPHGDLSLHISSVQLSDAGLYQCLIHDESREGEPRAVSLKVEGLQRSTATSSNKVSVLRVLLGSSILVGIIGLLV, from the exons ATGTCTGATTTATTAGTTTTCCTGCTGATCGTACAGAGCACAGCTTTTATCATTAGAGAAATCCCAGTGACCGAACCCGTGACCTTCCCATGTACCTGCTCTGGAATCTGCCCAGTGGTTTCCTGGACGCGCTTTATTCCCAGTAAAACTGTCCTTGCTAAAATCTACACGTGTCCGAGTGAGCAGCATTGTGAGAAAAGATTTGCAGTAGCAGGAGACACCAGCAGAGAGGACTTCTCCCTGACGATCAGTTCAGTGGTCTACAATGACGCTGGCTCCTACAGGTGCACCTGTAATGGAACATCAGTTACTGAGATCAAATTGAACGTTTTTG TTCCCACAGCTGTAAAGGCTTTCGAAGGGGAGAGCGTCACCCTGCCGTGCTACGGAGACACTCGGCATGAGGTTAAAGATGTAAACTGGAAGAAAGCTGGACAAAAGGTTCTGCTGTACACTCCTGCAAACAGATCAGTAACTACATCAGAAGCCAGATTTATGTTATCAGCAGAAGACTTTCCACATGGTGATCTGTCTCTTCACATCAGTTCAGTCCAGCTGTCTGATGCAGGACTTTATCAGTGTCTCATCCATGATGAATCTCGGGAAGGAGAACCGAGAGCGGTTTCACTGAAGGTAGAAG GGCTACAACGTTCAACCGCCACCAGCAGCAATAAAGTGTCAGTACTACGTGTGCTACTAGGATCAAGCATTTTGGTAGGAATCATCGGACTGCTCGTTTAG